One window of the Methylocystis parvus OBBP genome contains the following:
- a CDS encoding ABC transporter permease gives MLAAIPPAYVAPFERAWRNRELIRAVVRREFISRFRGSFLGPAWAVLSPLVMLLTYTTLFSITVPQLSAGMSVTDYASGIFIGLIVFNLFSELGYRAPVLLHEHVNFVKRSIFPSETIAWTATIRAFTYAGVAFGVYVVFRLATAGSVPLTILLTPFLVVPFFLFILGVVWFLMALGAFTRDVAHIMASIIPVLMFATPIFYRLDQIAAMSSTTAMLLRLNIVGDYIEMLRAVALDGYVPNILGYFVVAAASYAVFLGGYKFFMRYKSVIVDVI, from the coding sequence TTGCTCGCCGCCATCCCGCCCGCCTATGTCGCCCCTTTCGAGCGGGCCTGGCGCAATCGGGAGCTTATCCGCGCCGTGGTGCGGCGCGAATTCATCTCACGCTTCCGAGGCTCCTTCCTTGGCCCGGCCTGGGCGGTGCTCTCGCCGCTCGTGATGCTGCTCACCTATACGACGCTCTTCTCGATCACCGTGCCGCAGCTTTCCGCCGGCATGAGCGTCACGGATTACGCCAGCGGCATCTTCATCGGTCTGATCGTCTTCAATCTCTTCAGCGAGCTTGGCTATCGCGCGCCGGTTCTGCTCCACGAGCATGTGAATTTCGTGAAGCGCTCGATTTTTCCCAGCGAGACCATCGCCTGGACGGCGACGATCCGCGCCTTCACTTACGCCGGCGTCGCCTTCGGCGTTTATGTGGTCTTCCGGCTCGCCACGGCGGGTTCGGTCCCGCTCACCATCCTTCTGACGCCCTTCCTGGTCGTTCCCTTCTTTCTCTTCATCCTCGGGGTGGTCTGGTTCCTGATGGCGCTTGGCGCCTTCACGCGGGACGTGGCGCATATCATGGCGTCAATCATCCCCGTGCTGATGTTCGCCACGCCGATCTTCTATCGGCTCGACCAGATCGCGGCGATGTCGTCCACAACGGCCATGCTGCTGCGGCTCAACATCGTCGGGGATTACATTGAAATGCTGCGCGCCGTGGCGCTCGACGGATATGTTCCCAACATCCTCGGCTATTTTGTCGTCGCCGCCGCCTCCTACGCCGTGTTCCTCGGCGGCTA
- a CDS encoding FAD-dependent oxidoreductase — MKVSSSFETPPATAPEDEETFTRSPWVACNVTGQEATTMLTRRQAITTLGAALTLPCAAETDDRIGPWTGDNFVPMHAIRDGLASLPLPAPERRVEVAIVGAGLAGLAVATLLRDRDLLLIEREAEPGGVAKSAKWRDVEYALGSAYFIDLREPFGPFYDLLGLTPKPAPEPENYVIAANAGGADALQGDLRRPHDELRAIIKRISESPDFPDLPVETASAGALALDDASLLDFLRREHVDPAMFAFLDAFSLSALGAPAAAVSAYAGVNFLSEMAGRIYAFPGGNAAPARAMANLIVAAGAGRIVTGASVYAIEPGDGGEARVAWFSGSDPTAAHCVAAKWVVIAAPYFFAAQILRGLDPVAKARMLGLRQGSFLVANCCFEGAYSIGAYDSWALEAAHFTDAVDAGHVLAARPKDHGVLTVYAPFRDPDLGRRRLREGNGAAFAAPLVEELRRFLPGAFAQARLAEVRLTRWGHHHMIAAPGIVRTMRALPKRIGNVLLAHSDGQGMPAVESALTEAHRAAAIIRRG; from the coding sequence ATGAAGGTTTCCTCGTCCTTCGAGACGCCGCCTGCGACGGCTCCTGAGGATGAGGAAACCTTCACCCGATCGCCCTGGGTCGCGTGTAACGTCACCGGACAGGAGGCGACGACGATGCTGACGCGCCGGCAGGCCATCACGACTCTCGGCGCGGCGCTGACTCTGCCCTGCGCCGCTGAGACGGACGACCGGATCGGCCCCTGGACCGGCGACAATTTCGTCCCGATGCACGCGATCCGCGACGGGCTCGCGAGCCTGCCTCTCCCCGCGCCGGAGCGGCGGGTGGAGGTCGCGATCGTGGGCGCCGGTCTCGCTGGCCTCGCCGTGGCGACGCTGCTGCGCGACCGCGACCTGTTGCTGATCGAACGCGAGGCCGAACCCGGCGGGGTCGCGAAATCCGCCAAATGGCGCGACGTCGAATATGCGCTTGGCTCGGCCTATTTCATCGATCTCAGGGAGCCTTTCGGTCCATTCTACGATCTGCTGGGCCTGACGCCGAAGCCCGCGCCCGAGCCTGAAAATTACGTGATCGCGGCCAATGCGGGCGGAGCCGACGCGCTCCAGGGCGATTTGCGCCGTCCCCACGACGAACTCCGCGCGATCATAAAGCGCATCTCGGAAAGCCCCGACTTTCCGGATTTGCCCGTAGAAACAGCCTCCGCCGGCGCGCTCGCCCTCGACGACGCATCGCTGCTCGATTTTCTGCGGCGCGAGCATGTCGACCCGGCGATGTTCGCCTTTCTCGACGCGTTCTCGCTTTCGGCGCTCGGCGCTCCCGCCGCCGCGGTCTCAGCCTATGCGGGCGTCAATTTCCTTTCGGAGATGGCGGGCCGCATCTACGCTTTTCCTGGCGGAAACGCCGCCCCGGCGCGCGCAATGGCCAATCTGATCGTCGCCGCCGGCGCCGGCCGCATCGTCACGGGGGCGTCGGTTTACGCGATCGAGCCCGGAGACGGCGGCGAAGCCCGCGTCGCCTGGTTCAGCGGCTCCGACCCGACCGCCGCGCATTGCGTCGCCGCGAAATGGGTCGTGATCGCGGCGCCCTATTTCTTCGCGGCGCAAATTCTGCGCGGCCTCGATCCGGTCGCGAAAGCGAGGATGCTGGGCCTGCGACAGGGCAGCTTTCTCGTCGCCAATTGCTGTTTCGAAGGGGCGTATTCCATCGGCGCCTATGATAGCTGGGCGCTCGAGGCGGCGCATTTCACGGACGCCGTCGACGCCGGGCACGTACTCGCCGCCCGGCCAAAGGATCATGGCGTGCTGACGGTCTACGCGCCGTTTCGCGACCCGGATCTCGGACGCAGGCGATTGCGCGAGGGAAACGGGGCGGCCTTCGCCGCGCCGCTCGTCGAAGAGTTGCGACGCTTCCTGCCGGGCGCCTTCGCGCAGGCGCGTCTGGCGGAAGTGCGGCTCACGCGCTGGGGGCATCACCATATGATCGCGGCGCCCGGGATCGTCCGAACCATGCGCGCGCTGCCGAAGCGGATCGGCAATGTGCTGCTCGCCCATTCGGACGGCCAGGGGATGCCGGCCGTGGAAAGCGCGCTGACGGAGGCCCACCGCGCCGCGGCGATCATCCGGCGCGGCTGA
- the glmS gene encoding glutamine--fructose-6-phosphate transaminase (isomerizing): MCGIVGILGKGPVAGQLVDALKRLEYRGYDSAGIATLEDGSLTRLRASGKLKNLEEKLASAGMTGAIGIGHTRWATHGKPNEANAHPHANARVAVVHNGIIENFRELREELIVKGHAFASETDSEVVAHLVADGLKAGATPEAAVAAALKRLKGAFALAFLFDGQPDLLIGARRGSPLAVGWSEEGSFLGSDALALAPFATSIAYLDEGDWVVLRREGTQFFDAGDTMVERRRQPLQAGSFMVDKGNYRHYMAKEIHEQPEVVGRTLAHYLDLAEGVVRLPFDLNCDVKKLSRVTISACGTAYYAGLVARYWLERFARLSVEIDIASEFRYRDPPLPEDGLMIVVSQSGETADTLAALRYAKEHGQHILSIVNVETSTIARESDTVAKTLAGPEIGVASTKAFTCQLAVFACLALALGRARGVLTKERERELVTELIAAPGQMAEALNREAAIEPVARDVARASSVLYLGRGPCFPLAMEGALKLKELSYIHAEGYAAGELKHGPIALIDYAMPVIVLAPPDASLEKTVSNLQEVAARGGHLILIGSPRAREAAAAELAGFVEIPETVAGPFASLVYAVPAQLLAYHVATFMGKDVDQPRNLAKSVTVE; the protein is encoded by the coding sequence ATGTGCGGAATTGTTGGGATACTCGGAAAAGGTCCCGTCGCGGGACAACTTGTCGACGCGCTGAAGCGGCTCGAATATCGCGGCTATGACTCGGCGGGGATCGCGACGCTCGAGGACGGCAGCCTGACGCGGCTTCGCGCTTCCGGCAAACTGAAAAATCTCGAAGAGAAGCTCGCGAGCGCGGGCATGACAGGCGCGATCGGCATCGGCCATACGCGATGGGCGACGCATGGCAAGCCCAACGAGGCCAACGCCCATCCGCACGCCAATGCGCGCGTTGCGGTGGTTCATAATGGGATTATCGAGAATTTTCGCGAGCTGCGCGAGGAGCTGATCGTTAAAGGCCACGCCTTCGCCTCGGAGACCGACTCTGAAGTCGTCGCCCACCTCGTCGCGGACGGACTCAAGGCGGGCGCGACGCCCGAGGCGGCGGTCGCCGCCGCCTTGAAGCGGCTGAAGGGGGCCTTTGCGCTGGCCTTTCTCTTCGATGGACAGCCGGACCTTCTCATCGGCGCGCGGCGAGGCTCGCCCCTCGCCGTCGGCTGGAGCGAGGAGGGCTCCTTCCTGGGCTCCGACGCGCTGGCGCTTGCGCCTTTCGCGACCTCCATCGCCTATCTCGACGAGGGCGACTGGGTCGTACTACGCCGCGAAGGCACGCAATTTTTCGACGCCGGCGACACGATGGTGGAGCGCCGCCGCCAGCCGCTGCAGGCTGGCTCCTTCATGGTCGACAAGGGCAATTACCGCCATTACATGGCCAAGGAGATACATGAGCAGCCGGAAGTCGTGGGGCGAACGCTCGCCCATTATCTCGACCTCGCTGAAGGCGTCGTGCGTCTGCCCTTCGATCTGAACTGTGACGTCAAGAAGTTGTCGCGCGTCACGATCTCCGCTTGCGGAACGGCCTATTACGCCGGCCTCGTGGCGCGCTATTGGCTCGAGCGTTTTGCGCGGCTCTCCGTCGAGATCGACATCGCGTCCGAGTTCCGCTACCGCGATCCGCCTTTGCCTGAAGACGGCCTGATGATCGTCGTCTCGCAATCGGGCGAGACGGCCGATACGCTGGCCGCGTTGCGCTACGCCAAGGAGCATGGCCAGCACATTCTCTCCATCGTTAATGTCGAGACCTCGACGATTGCGCGCGAGAGCGACACGGTGGCGAAGACTCTCGCGGGCCCCGAGATCGGGGTCGCCTCGACCAAGGCTTTCACCTGCCAGCTCGCCGTCTTCGCCTGTCTGGCGTTGGCGCTCGGCCGCGCCCGGGGCGTGCTGACGAAGGAGCGCGAGCGCGAACTCGTCACCGAACTCATTGCGGCTCCGGGGCAGATGGCGGAGGCGCTCAACCGGGAAGCGGCGATCGAACCCGTCGCCCGCGACGTCGCCCGCGCCTCGAGCGTGCTCTATCTCGGCCGAGGCCCGTGCTTCCCGCTGGCGATGGAGGGCGCGCTCAAGCTCAAGGAGCTTTCTTATATCCACGCTGAGGGCTATGCGGCGGGCGAGCTGAAGCATGGCCCTATCGCGCTCATCGATTACGCCATGCCGGTGATCGTCCTGGCCCCGCCCGACGCGAGCCTCGAAAAAACCGTTTCGAATCTTCAGGAGGTCGCCGCGCGCGGCGGGCACCTCATTCTGATCGGCTCGCCCCGCGCCAGGGAGGCGGCGGCGGCGGAACTGGCGGGTTTCGTGGAAATTCCGGAGACGGTCGCCGGGCCCTTCGCTTCGCTCGTCTACGCCGTCCCGGCGCAGCTTCTGGCGTATCATGTCGCGACCTTTATGGGCAAAGACGTGGATCAGCCCAGAAATCTCGCCAAGAGCGTGACCGTGGAGTAG
- the glmU gene encoding bifunctional UDP-N-acetylglucosamine diphosphorylase/glucosamine-1-phosphate N-acetyltransferase GlmU: MPSPRNALAIVLAAGEGTRMKSDTPKVLHQVAGRSMLAHVLAAVAEAEVGTVAIVMGPGRDDVRVEALRLTPGARTFVQSERLGTAHAVLAAREAIAAGYDDLLVLFADTPLVSGGTIRALREALAQGAGVAALGFIAADPFGYGRLLQDASGRLVAIREEKDASETERAVKLCNAGLMALDGKSALDWLGRIGNANAKGEYYLTDVVEMARAAGREARVVLADESEVLGVNDRIQLAQAEAVAQSRLRRAAMAAGVTMIAPETVFLCADTVFGRDVLLEPNVVIGPGVTIGDKTVIHAFSHLEGAKVGADAAIGPFARLRPGAALAEAAKVGNFVEIKNANVAKGAKVNHLTYIGDADIGANANIGAGTITCNYDGFFKYRTVIGENAFIGSNSALVAPVTVGAGAYVGSGSVVTKDVTADALAVARGRQMEKAGWAANFRSVQTDKKAKK; encoded by the coding sequence ATGCCGAGCCCCCGTAACGCGCTCGCGATCGTCCTCGCCGCCGGCGAGGGGACGCGAATGAAGTCCGATACGCCCAAGGTTCTCCATCAGGTTGCGGGTCGCAGCATGCTCGCCCATGTCCTCGCCGCCGTCGCGGAGGCGGAGGTCGGGACGGTCGCCATCGTCATGGGGCCGGGGCGGGACGACGTGCGCGTCGAAGCTCTGCGACTGACCCCGGGAGCCCGGACCTTCGTGCAGAGCGAGCGGCTCGGCACCGCGCATGCTGTGCTGGCTGCGCGCGAGGCGATCGCGGCTGGTTATGACGATCTGCTGGTGCTCTTCGCCGACACGCCGCTCGTCTCCGGCGGAACCATTCGCGCGCTTCGCGAGGCTCTCGCCCAGGGGGCCGGAGTCGCAGCGCTCGGCTTCATTGCGGCCGATCCTTTCGGCTATGGTCGCCTGCTGCAGGACGCGTCTGGACGGCTCGTCGCCATTCGCGAGGAAAAGGACGCGAGCGAAACCGAGCGGGCCGTGAAGCTCTGCAACGCCGGGCTCATGGCGCTCGATGGAAAGAGCGCCCTCGACTGGCTCGGCCGGATCGGCAACGCCAACGCCAAAGGCGAGTATTACCTCACCGACGTCGTGGAGATGGCGCGCGCGGCAGGGCGGGAAGCGCGCGTCGTGCTGGCCGACGAGAGCGAGGTGCTCGGCGTCAACGACCGCATTCAGCTCGCCCAGGCTGAGGCGGTCGCGCAGAGCCGCCTGCGCCGCGCCGCAATGGCGGCCGGCGTCACCATGATCGCGCCGGAGACGGTTTTCCTCTGCGCCGACACGGTCTTCGGCCGCGACGTGCTTCTCGAGCCCAATGTCGTGATCGGCCCCGGCGTCACGATCGGCGACAAGACGGTCATCCACGCCTTTTCTCATCTCGAAGGCGCGAAAGTGGGCGCCGACGCCGCGATCGGCCCCTTTGCGAGGCTGCGGCCGGGCGCCGCTCTCGCGGAAGCGGCGAAGGTCGGCAATTTCGTGGAGATCAAGAACGCCAACGTCGCCAAAGGCGCGAAGGTCAATCACCTGACTTATATCGGCGACGCCGACATTGGCGCGAACGCCAATATCGGGGCGGGGACGATCACCTGCAATTACGACGGCTTCTTCAAATACCGCACGGTGATCGGCGAAAACGCCTTCATCGGCTCCAACTCCGCGCTGGTGGCGCCGGTCACGGTCGGGGCGGGCGCCTATGTCGGCTCGGGTTCGGTGGTGACAAAGGACGTTACGGCCGACGCTCTGGCCGTCGCGCGCGGCCGGCAGATGGAAAAGGCCGGGTGGGCCGCGAACTTCCGGAGCGTTCAAACGGATAAGAAGGCGAAGAAATAG
- a CDS encoding glucan biosynthesis protein, translating into MFERRDVLKAALGAIASGLAPSARADAPAAPAPQPPAPPPFSRDMIVEFARSLAGKPYAPPPTDLVQPFASLTYEQFVGIKTKPGSALWAGENRGFSIEPLHRGNIFTAAVDLFVIENGVAARIAYDQSRFDYGSLKVPEKLPDIGYSGFRVLHAQPGGSEAELSIFQGASFYRAVAAGQNLGVTARGLSIRTADPRGEEFPAFRSFWIEKPLAGANALTIHALLDSPSVAGVYHFTVRPGEATIIDAELTLFPRTNVDHYGLAGFAGASLFTPLDRRRADDLRVAATAFNGLQMLTGANEWLWRPVSNREELQFSSFMDVSPKGFGALMRNRDVADYQDDDQHWERRPSLWVEPLGEWGEGAIQLVEIPSESENNENIVAYWRPKTPLVGGAMASFAYRQFWCWAPPSRPPMAVAVNARSGRIPGSKLRRFVVVFSGDILADQQKTARLSAALTTSPGSATNVRTFINAQAKTCRVVFDVDPAGENFCEMRLVLRADETQISETWLYRWTP; encoded by the coding sequence ATGTTTGAACGTAGAGACGTTTTGAAGGCGGCCCTCGGCGCCATCGCCTCGGGGCTCGCGCCGTCCGCGCGCGCCGACGCGCCCGCGGCGCCGGCGCCGCAACCTCCGGCGCCGCCGCCATTTTCCCGGGACATGATCGTCGAATTCGCGCGCTCGCTGGCCGGCAAGCCCTATGCGCCGCCCCCTACGGATCTGGTCCAACCTTTCGCCAGCCTCACCTATGAGCAATTTGTCGGCATCAAGACGAAGCCCGGCTCGGCGTTGTGGGCCGGCGAGAATAGGGGCTTCTCGATCGAGCCGCTGCATCGCGGCAATATTTTTACCGCCGCGGTCGATCTCTTCGTGATTGAAAACGGCGTCGCCGCGCGCATCGCCTATGATCAGAGCCGCTTCGACTATGGGAGCTTGAAAGTCCCCGAGAAGCTGCCCGACATCGGCTATTCGGGATTTCGCGTTCTCCACGCCCAGCCCGGCGGAAGCGAGGCGGAGCTCTCGATCTTCCAGGGCGCGAGCTTCTACCGCGCCGTCGCCGCGGGCCAAAATCTTGGCGTCACGGCGCGCGGACTTTCGATTCGCACCGCAGATCCGCGCGGCGAGGAGTTTCCCGCCTTCCGCAGCTTCTGGATCGAAAAACCGCTGGCCGGCGCGAACGCGCTGACGATTCATGCGTTGTTGGATTCGCCAAGCGTCGCCGGCGTCTATCATTTCACCGTTCGCCCCGGCGAGGCGACGATCATCGACGCCGAGCTAACGCTGTTTCCGCGCACCAATGTCGACCATTACGGACTCGCGGGCTTCGCCGGGGCGTCGCTCTTCACGCCGCTCGACCGGCGCCGGGCCGACGATCTGCGCGTCGCCGCGACGGCCTTCAACGGGCTGCAAATGCTGACCGGCGCGAATGAGTGGTTGTGGCGGCCGGTCTCCAACCGCGAAGAACTGCAATTTTCCTCCTTCATGGACGTCAGCCCGAAAGGTTTCGGCGCGCTCATGCGCAACCGCGACGTCGCCGACTATCAGGACGACGACCAGCATTGGGAGCGCCGTCCCTCGCTTTGGGTGGAGCCTCTCGGCGAGTGGGGGGAAGGCGCGATCCAACTCGTCGAGATCCCTTCCGAATCCGAGAACAACGAGAATATCGTCGCCTATTGGCGGCCCAAGACCCCTCTCGTCGGCGGCGCCATGGCGAGTTTCGCCTATCGCCAGTTCTGGTGCTGGGCGCCGCCGAGCCGCCCGCCCATGGCCGTCGCCGTAAACGCGCGCTCGGGCCGCATTCCGGGAAGCAAGCTTCGCCGCTTTGTCGTCGTTTTTTCGGGCGACATTCTCGCGGACCAACAGAAGACCGCGCGTCTTTCCGCCGCCTTGACCACGTCTCCCGGATCGGCCACCAACGTCCGCACGTTTATCAATGCGCAGGCGAAAACGTGCCGCGTCGTTTTCGACGTCGATCCCGCCGGCGAAAACTTCTGCGAAATGCGTCTCGTCCTGCGCGCGGACGAAACGCAGATCAGCGAAACCTGGCTTTACAGATGGACTCCCTGA
- the mdoH gene encoding glucans biosynthesis glucosyltransferase MdoH, whose amino-acid sequence MDSLILAPVDSDTAKDPAEAPPTPVENRLSMPAQNLFKFERKHMRKPLAPALWQTPWLARLVTFGGGLALTVYGGWQMYKVIDVGGVTTLKWTLLALFVLNFSWIALSFAASVVGFVALLSRRPTPPLPESLRETTAVVMPIYNETPSRVFAALQTIFEDVQATGLGRHFDWFFLSDTTNPDVWIAEERAFIAIRRRLGPNARIFYRRREKNVGRKAGNIEDFVSRWGGAYAHMVVLDADSLMTGPTIVKLAAAMEADPDSGIIQTLPLIINRNTLFARVQQFAARIYGPVIAMGLSCWMGRDGNYWGHNAIIRTEAFARHCGLPDLRGRPPWGGHILSHDFVEAALIRRAGYSVYMLPTLGGSYEESPPSLIDISIRDRRWCQGNLQHSRVLFAHGLSWASRQHFLTGIFGYLTSPLWLMQLLVGIVIVFQASYFKPEYFTSEFALFPTFPRFDAQRSLELFALTMGILLAPKFFGLLVAIYEPETRRGSGGAIMLLISTLFEVVLSALLAPIMMLIQTGHVVHIVFGFDTGWDPQRRDDGSVPLMDIVKRHRSHVAMGALSLFAGFMISPSLVAWMSPTIAGLILAIPISWLTSQRWLGLVFRRAGVLVTPEETATPPIAKRGKALSKALARDEDEEINGLAAIHADPELRALHEAWLPARKPRQRGSVTADRALAETKIADAETIEDVVAWLNRGERLVALSDRALIGMIARLPNKADKQEARAAE is encoded by the coding sequence ATGGACTCCCTGATACTTGCGCCTGTAGATTCTGACACGGCGAAAGACCCGGCCGAGGCGCCGCCGACGCCGGTCGAAAACCGGCTCTCCATGCCGGCGCAGAACCTGTTCAAATTCGAACGCAAACATATGCGCAAGCCGCTCGCGCCGGCGCTGTGGCAGACCCCTTGGCTCGCGCGCCTCGTTACTTTCGGCGGCGGTCTCGCGCTCACGGTCTATGGCGGCTGGCAGATGTACAAGGTCATCGACGTCGGCGGCGTCACGACCCTGAAATGGACGCTGCTCGCGCTTTTCGTCCTCAACTTTTCTTGGATCGCGCTGAGCTTCGCGGCCTCGGTCGTCGGCTTCGTCGCGCTGCTGTCCAGGCGACCGACGCCTCCCCTTCCGGAGTCGCTGCGCGAAACGACCGCCGTCGTCATGCCGATCTACAACGAGACGCCGAGCCGCGTCTTCGCGGCGCTCCAGACGATCTTCGAAGACGTGCAGGCGACCGGGCTCGGCCGGCATTTCGACTGGTTCTTTCTCTCCGACACGACGAATCCCGACGTCTGGATCGCCGAAGAGCGCGCCTTCATCGCCATTCGCCGCCGCCTCGGCCCCAATGCGCGCATCTTCTATCGGCGCCGCGAAAAAAATGTCGGCCGCAAGGCCGGCAATATCGAGGACTTCGTCTCACGCTGGGGCGGCGCTTACGCCCATATGGTCGTGCTCGACGCCGACAGCCTGATGACCGGGCCGACCATCGTGAAGCTTGCCGCCGCCATGGAGGCGGACCCCGATTCGGGCATCATCCAGACGCTCCCGCTCATCATCAACCGCAACACGCTCTTCGCCCGCGTGCAGCAGTTCGCGGCGCGCATTTACGGCCCCGTCATCGCCATGGGCCTTTCCTGCTGGATGGGCCGCGACGGCAATTACTGGGGTCACAACGCGATTATCCGCACTGAGGCCTTTGCGCGCCATTGCGGTCTGCCCGACCTGCGCGGCCGACCGCCATGGGGCGGGCATATTCTCAGCCACGACTTCGTCGAGGCGGCGCTGATCCGCCGCGCCGGCTATTCGGTCTATATGCTGCCGACGCTCGGCGGCTCCTATGAGGAAAGCCCGCCCTCGCTGATCGACATCTCGATCCGCGACCGCCGCTGGTGCCAGGGCAATTTGCAGCATTCGCGCGTGCTCTTCGCGCACGGGCTGAGCTGGGCCTCGCGCCAGCACTTCCTCACCGGCATTTTCGGCTATCTGACCTCGCCGCTCTGGCTGATGCAGCTCCTGGTCGGCATCGTGATCGTCTTTCAGGCGAGCTATTTCAAGCCGGAATATTTCACGAGCGAATTCGCGCTCTTCCCGACCTTTCCGCGCTTCGACGCGCAGCGCTCGCTCGAGCTCTTCGCGCTCACGATGGGCATTCTGCTCGCGCCGAAATTCTTTGGCCTGCTCGTCGCGATCTACGAGCCGGAGACGCGCAGGGGCTCGGGCGGCGCAATCATGCTGCTAATCTCGACGCTGTTCGAGGTCGTGCTCTCCGCGCTCCTCGCGCCGATCATGATGCTGATCCAGACCGGCCACGTCGTCCATATCGTCTTCGGCTTCGACACGGGTTGGGACCCGCAAAGGCGCGACGACGGCTCGGTGCCCCTCATGGACATCGTGAAGCGGCATCGTTCGCATGTCGCCATGGGCGCGCTCTCTCTCTTTGCGGGCTTCATGATCTCGCCCTCGCTCGTCGCCTGGATGTCTCCGACCATCGCCGGCCTTATCCTCGCTATTCCGATTTCCTGGCTCACCAGCCAACGCTGGCTCGGCCTCGTCTTCCGCCGCGCCGGCGTGCTGGTGACGCCGGAGGAAACGGCGACGCCGCCCATCGCCAAGCGCGGCAAGGCGCTCTCCAAGGCGCTAGCGCGCGACGAGGACGAGGAAATCAACGGGCTCGCCGCCATCCACGCCGATCCCGAACTGCGCGCCCTCCACGAAGCCTGGCTGCCGGCGCGCAAGCCGCGTCAGCGCGGTTCGGTCACCGCCGACCGCGCGCTGGCGGAAACCAAGATCGCCGACGCCGAAACGATCGAGGACGTCGTCGCCTGGCTCAATCGCGGCGAGAGGCTCGTGGCGCTCTCCGACCGCGCCTTGATCGGCATGATCGCGCGCCTGCCGAACAAGGCGGATAAGCAGGAAGCGCGGGCGGCGGAGTGA
- a CDS encoding DUF952 domain-containing protein: MRDSGQGGAEDVTIIYKLISAAEWRAAEAAGVFHGAAIDLADGYVHFSSAEQVKETAARHFAGAPDLLLISIDAAKLGDALKWEVSRGGALFPHLYAPLAMDAARRVSPLPLGPDGNHDFTGLL, translated from the coding sequence ATGCGCGACAGTGGACAGGGAGGCGCCGAAGACGTGACGATCATCTACAAGCTCATCTCCGCCGCCGAATGGCGCGCGGCTGAAGCCGCTGGCGTCTTTCACGGCGCCGCCATCGACCTTGCCGACGGCTACGTTCACTTCTCGTCGGCCGAACAGGTCAAAGAAACGGCCGCCAGGCATTTCGCCGGCGCGCCTGATCTGCTGCTCATTTCGATTGACGCGGCGAAACTTGGCGACGCGCTGAAATGGGAGGTTTCCCGCGGCGGCGCGCTGTTCCCGCATCTCTACGCGCCGCTCGCCATGGACGCCGCGAGGCGCGTTTCGCCCCTGCCGCTCGGCCCCGACGGAAACCACGATTTCACGGGACTGCTATGA
- a CDS encoding quinone-dependent dihydroorotate dehydrogenase produces MIDPFGLALPFLRLLDAEDAHRATLAALKHLPPRAPEKDDPRLAVSAFGLDFPNPVGLAAGFDKNADVPDAMLGFGFGFVEVGTLTPRPQPGNARPRAFRLIEDRGVVNCYGFNNDGHAPALERLTRRLARLAETKERRHYGAGPFRGAHDGAGVVGVNVGANKDAEDRVADYVAGVDAFAEVADYFTINVSSPNTPGLRDLQEPEALSELLARVMEARDAAPAQRPVLLKIAPDLTLDQLDAIVRVARDRRIDGMIVSNTTISRPDTLRSPLAKETGGLSGKPLFALSTFMLAQTYLRVEGQFPLIGVGGIDSAKAAHAKIEAGATLVQLYSALVYEGPGLVARIKAGLIESLDSEKTTLAALVGRAAKAVAETA; encoded by the coding sequence ATGATCGATCCCTTCGGCCTCGCCCTCCCCTTTCTACGCCTGCTCGACGCCGAAGACGCGCATCGCGCCACGCTCGCCGCACTGAAACATCTGCCGCCGCGCGCGCCCGAAAAAGATGATCCGCGCCTCGCCGTCTCGGCCTTCGGCCTCGATTTCCCCAATCCAGTCGGCCTCGCCGCCGGCTTCGACAAAAACGCCGACGTCCCGGACGCCATGCTCGGCTTCGGCTTCGGCTTCGTTGAGGTCGGCACGCTGACGCCGCGTCCGCAGCCCGGCAACGCCCGCCCACGCGCCTTCCGGCTCATCGAGGATCGCGGCGTCGTCAATTGTTACGGCTTCAACAATGACGGCCATGCGCCGGCGCTGGAGCGGCTGACGCGCCGCCTCGCGCGTCTGGCCGAAACGAAGGAGCGCCGTCATTACGGGGCCGGACCGTTTCGCGGCGCGCATGACGGCGCAGGCGTCGTCGGCGTGAATGTCGGCGCCAACAAGGACGCGGAGGATCGCGTCGCGGATTATGTCGCCGGCGTCGACGCCTTCGCCGAGGTTGCGGATTATTTCACGATCAATGTCAGCTCGCCCAATACGCCGGGCCTGCGCGACCTGCAGGAGCCGGAGGCGCTCTCCGAGCTTCTGGCGCGCGTCATGGAAGCGCGCGACGCCGCGCCCGCGCAACGCCCCGTGCTCCTCAAAATCGCGCCCGACCTCACGCTGGATCAACTCGACGCAATCGTGCGCGTTGCGCGCGACAGGCGCATCGACGGCATGATCGTCTCCAACACGACGATCTCCCGCCCCGACACGTTGCGCTCGCCGCTTGCGAAGGAAACCGGAGGCCTTTCCGGCAAGCCGCTCTTCGCGCTTTCGACATTCATGCTCGCGCAGACCTATTTGCGCGTCGAAGGCCAGTTCCCGCTCATCGGCGTCGGCGGGATCGACAGCGCCAAGGCCGCGCACGCCAAGATCGAGGCCGGCGCGACGCTCGTGCAGCTTTACTCCGCGCTGGTCTATGAAGGGCCGGGACTCGTGGCGCGCATAAAGGCGGGACTGATTGAAAGTCTCGACAGCGAGAAGACGACGCTCGCCGCGCTCGTCGGCAGGGCGGCCAAGGCCGTCGCCGAAACTGCGTGA